The genomic stretch GATGAAGTCCTGTGGATTGTCTTCCTGATCCAGTTTATAACTGGTATTCTTGGAAACAGTTTCCTTTTTTGCATGTATACCTTTAATTATATCACTGGCTACAGGAAAAGATCCATAGACCCAATACTCATCCATTTGGGCTTTACAAATGTCATGTTGCTTCTGTTCAGGGGAATCCCAGAAATGATAAGGGTTTGGAGACAGGAATATTTTCTGAATGAAATTGAGTGTAAAGTCATAATTTACCTGCAAACAGTATGCAGGGGTCTTTCTCTCTCTAGCACTAGCCTCCTGAGTGCATTCCAGGCCATTACCATCATTCCCAGCAGCCTTTTTTGGACTCAGATAAAAGTCAAAGCCCCAAAGTATGTCTTACCCTGCTGTCTTCTTTCTTGGATCTTCAATCTTATGATAGATGTGTTTGTGCCCCTCAATGTGACAGGTCCAAGAAATAGCACAATTAAAGGGAGAATGAGCTTGGGCTTCTGCTCCCTGGATGTAAATGCCATGCGTCCTTTAAAACCCATAATCTGGAAGTCTctctatgattttatatttgtggGCATAATGGGCTGTAGTAGCATCTACATGGTATTTATCCTATATAGTCACCACCAGCGAGTCAAGCACATTCACCATACCATTCTCACCTCCAATTTTTCTCCTGAGATCAAAGCCACAAAATCCATTTTGTTGCTAGTGAGCACTTTTGTCTGCTTTAGCACAGTCAGTGGCCccttttttatatatatgcaaAGTACTCAAGGCAGCATTTCCTGGGCATATTATGTCTCTGCCTTTCTATCCATGTCCTTTCAATCAGTCAGCCCCTTTGTGTTGCTTAGCAATGATACTCAGATGCCCAGATCCTGTTTCTTCTCTAAGGCATGACAAATTTCTATGATGGCCCTCCTAGCATGATCTTTGATCAAATCCATTTAGAACCTTTTAAACTCtgaatggaattttagaactTGACAGAATCTCAGAAGGTATATATTTAAGGAGTTTTTAATGGTTAAGTATAGACACTGAAAGGGTCTATTTAGAGATTCATAGAGATTATATAAAACATGGTGGGGGAAGTTAACGTAATTTCACTAACCTTTAATTGAACTTTGTGAAAGCTAAGCAAGAAACAAATCTAGCATAGGAAAGTTAAGTAAGTAACTTGTATTTTCCCTGGCCCCACCTCAAAGCCCCTAGCACAGAAAATTGTGTTACAAAAAGTTGAGGCCAAAGATGCTTTCTTAGTGTAGCTTATTAGGGCACCATTCTTACGATGTAttcatatgacagaaaagaagtGCATTTACTTTATGACAAGAAGCCCTATTATGTATATAAAGGATTTAAATGATAACTGTACTGACATGTAGCCTACTTAGAATGATCCCTCATCTGTCTACTTTCTACAATTTTTCCTTATCCATTCTTATCCTAGATTTTAAGACAAAGAAAGGGTATGCTTGGACATTTCCTTTTGTAATGTTAGAATTATAAAATCTCTGATTAATAGATTGGCTCTGAAAATCCAGAAGtaaatatatttcctttaatataaaattaattactTGGATGATTGTAATTTCTGATATGTCaccattaaatattattattaaataacgtTATACACTGTAAAAATTCCCTTCCCAAAAACTTTTTTgtcatcttccttcttttcttttcccttcttttataaTCCTCCTCATCATGTAgtcacctcttcttcctccttattctctctctccttaatctttgccatttctcctcttcctcctcatccttaaccttctcttttcccctcattcttgtcctcctcattctcctcatcctccttgtccttctctccttcttctcctctttcctcttcctctttcttctccttttcctcttattcTTCTTGTCTCAAAGTTAAAATAATATGTGTACTATCATAAGTATACAAGGAATGCATATATACAGGGCAAATgtgtgacacagtgaatagaataccaggctggaagtcaggaagactcatattcttaagttcaaatctaatctcagacacctactagttatatgaccctgtgcaagtcacttaactctgcttaccagagttgcctcatctgtaaaatgagctagagaaagaaatggcaaagtctGATGCAACtggaaaacatatatatgtaatataatatgaaATGAAAGGTATAAAATTAAATACTTAAGTTATTATGTTTCTTGACCTTTATCCCTGCTCTCAACAACCATTTACCGCTATTCCCCCAACAGCTCCCCCAAATATAAAGATTCCAAAATTTTATCCTGACCCATACTTATGGAAGGATCTcatacattaactttttttttcatacattAACTTATACCATCAGAATCAAATGTTTAGGTAAACAGAACTCCATGAGTAGGAGCCCATCACCTAGTAATCCTCAAagattcatctctctctctctctctctctctctctctctctctctctctctctctctctctctctctctctctctctctctctctctctctttctctctctctgacattCAGTGACTCTCGCCTTACCATCCTTTTCACCTAAAGCAGAGAAAAGTTGCTTGAGCACCTGTGAGCAGGTGCTCAGAGTttccaattaatcaataaacattgttGAATGGATTTAACACATGAGGGAAAAGCTATTGTTTATGCAGTTACTCCCTACACATAGCATGGATATATTGTGAGGATGATATTAGTTTTCCTGCAAGTGATGTGATAATAACAACTCTGCAGGGAGATGATATCAGACACAGCTAAACTTATAACTTGATACCCCACTCTATATGTAACTActtaaacagagacagagagagatctaCAGCTTTAATACACTGTCCTGATAATACATAGCAGGCAGGTAAGTGACTCTAGATGCTAAAGGCAGAAGTCTAGAGGGAAAGTTTCTTTAAGAAAGGGAAGTCATTGCCTTAGGCTTCTAGGTGCTAACATTAAGGATAGGGCAGAATCTGCCTAAATAAGCATTATACTGCTTCTTTGAATCACCAAGCACTCTGTGACTTATTTTTAGTCAAGGCTGAGGCATCTCCCTTTGCTACTTCTCTTTTCTGGTGTCTTCTAAGCTGATTCAGAATATTGTGCATAAGGGTAGTTTTCTTAATCATTGCATCCTAAAGGGAATATTTCTGCCCCCAAAACAGAACccaagattttctttttccttgtcaaTCATAATCTAGTGAACTGGTGATAAGACCTGTCGTTATTAATTCTAAAGCTGGTTCAAAGAGCAGATATCATAGAATTAAACTCCAACCTCTATCAAAGGGGAGAAAAAGTATGTAATATCTAGGGACCTTTTTAGACTCTTGAAGTAGTCTTGACCCTCTTGCTGTCACTTACAGTAGTTTAGGTGCTAAGACAGCAGAATTTATCTTCACACCTTTCATTATTCTGAAATCTAACTCAATGGGCCACTTTTGTCATATTTCTCAGAGCTGTGGAAAAGGTGACCAACAGGGGGAAAGTGATTATTGGAACAGAAGATGCTGTCCAAATGCTCCTTAGTCTGCAGAAATTATTCTTTTCCTCTGTCATGCAGAGACTTTCAGACGCCCATGTCTCGATGATATTCTAATGCCCAGATTCCTCTGCCTGCAGCCATAATGGTGATAGTTTCTATGACTTTGTCCAGGGCaccaattttagaaaaaacatggtcAGAAAGTACAGATCTGGAGCATCAGAGAAACAGTTAAAGTAAGCAAAAAGTGACCAGAAATAATTAGCTAAAACAGGAGGCTGTcaatacataataataaaaaaaaaacaattgctaGCATTTACTCAGTGTTTCAAAGTTTACCCaagacattatatatatatatatatatatatatatatatatatatatatatatatatatatatatatatattctccttCAACACATCCAGtgaccttgtgaggtaggtgtaacaaagaagttacatgacttgttcaaggtcacaaaactattaGTTTCTGTGCAGG from Dromiciops gliroides isolate mDroGli1 chromosome 6, mDroGli1.pri, whole genome shotgun sequence encodes the following:
- the LOC122731942 gene encoding vomeronasal type-1 receptor 1-like; the protein is MISQDEVLWIVFLIQFITGILGNSFLFCMYTFNYITGYRKRSIDPILIHLGFTNVMLLLFRGIPEMIRVWRQEYFLNEIECKVIIYLQTVCRGLSLSSTSLLSAFQAITIIPSSLFWTQIKVKAPKYVLPCCLLSWIFNLMIDVFVPLNVTGPRNSTIKGRMSLGFCSLDVNAMRPLKPIIWKSLYDFIFVGIMGCSSIYMVFILYSHHQRVKHIHHTILTSNFSPEIKATKSILLLVSTFVCFSTVSGPFFIYMQSTQGSISWAYYVSAFLSMSFQSVSPFVLLSNDTQMPRSCFFSKA